The DNA region ttttttacgGGTTCGGTGCTCACATCGGGTtttggtttgggtttgggtaacCCGAAACCCAGGGGTTTGGATTTGGGTTTAACTTTTACATCCATATTGGgtatgagtttgggtttgggtttgagtgttaagtttgggttcgggtgtgggaaTGGTCAAACCCGCACCCACGGGGCCCGTTGCCAACCCTAAAAGCGACATGCATGATGGTGGAGGGTCAGGTAGCACCAGTGCTGGAGGTCGGTGTTACCTATCGGTAGTGGTCGCGGTGGCGGTGATTGTtaccggtggtggcggtggtggtgatggtggaggcaatggtagtggtggtggtggcggcagcaACGATGGTGGTGGCGAACGATTGTGGTGGATGTGATGGTagaggtggtgatggtggtggagggtgacgGTAACAGTGGGGGTGATGGTAGGGGTGACAATGAAGGTGGTAGCAATGGAGGTGGTGAAAATTtagtggtggcggcggcaacggtggtggtggtgattggTTGTGGTGGATGTGATGGTAGAGATGATgatagtggtggagggtggagagTGGCGGTAACAAtggaggtgatggtggtggtgacaatGAAGGTGGAGTAAATgaaggtggtggcggtggtcgTGGATGTGataacgatggtggtggtggagggtgcaGGTGGAGAGTGGCGGTAGTAGTCgatgtgatggtggtggtagtggtggcggcaATGAAGGTGGCGGATATGATACCAATCAAGCCTTTTATATTGTTTTTCCAATGTCACCCTTAAATTTAATATGAATGAGATTGTGTGattttaaaaagttttcaaTTTAAAGAGAGAAATTTTATCGGTAATTTTGAaaagttaataatttttttacaaagaTAAAAATATTTCTAGTAGCTACTTTAAAATTGGTAAAAGTGATTTATAAATCGGGAATGAAGGAGTAGtagtatatatattaataatgttAATAACTCTCCAAAAATTAACGACGAACCCATATCCGTCCGACGGACTTGGAGACAGTTTTACGATCAAAAAGTCActttaaaatagaaaacttaTATAATAGACAATTCTCTAATATTTCCccactttttatttttgaatttatgtTTACTTTTTTAGTCAAAAGAGGAAAGCTGAATTTATGCTTGCTTTGTTATCATTCTCTATCTTTATgttaaaacaaaattatttgattCATTTTGATTGTTGGTGATTGGCAAAATAATCAATGATTCTTTGCATTGCTGTTACTGCTGGGTTAGAAGAGCAAAGCCAAAATGGAAATGCATATGGTTTTTCCCTTATTAAGTGTTTTTATGAAATGGAAACTCACTTCAAATAATACACCTATGATGATATACTTAATTTCATCAAATCTTTATCAATTCAGTTATGAGTTCTTATACATCTATTGGGACCTAGACTTTTCCTTAATGCATGCGTTAAAAATGTGTCAGCTATGTTCCTTAATCGGTGTCCCTCTCTAGTTTGTCGATTGCTTCAATACAAACAAGAAACCACATATCATAGTGCACAAATAAAGAAACAAGATATTAACACGTTTAACTTCAACCAACATTAACACTAAATTCAACTGAAAATTGAACACAACATTAAATAATACGAACACAACATAACATTTCCACATATGTCAAATTGAAAATCACCCCTCAAGGTTCTCTTTTTGTTACCCTAACCTTAAAGCCATCCTTCATAAGGAGTATAATTGAGTAGCTCGGGATAGGAACATGAACTTCCACCGGATGGATCCTATAGTTTCTCAAAATAGTTGCTGCCACCATCTTTAATTGAACTAAGGACATGTCCTTTCCCAAACAAGTCCTTGGTCCTGCATTAAAACTAAAGAATTTGTAAGATGGCACATAAACAATGCCTCCTCTATCAGAAATCCACCTCTCAGGCTTGAACTCCAAGCAATCTTCTCCCCACACATCTTCAAACCTCCCCATTGCATACAGAGAAAACAGTATCATTGCATTGGCATGAACATGATGCCCACTTGGAAGCACATCAGCTTCAATTGCTTGTTTCCTCTCAAAAGGTACAGGAGGGTAAAGCCTCATAGTTTCATACATATCAGCATGGAGATAAACTAGCTTTTTCTCATCCCCAAAATTATCTTTGATTTCTTCAAGAATCTTGGCTTCCACTAATGGATTTTTAGCAACAAGCCAGAAGAACCAGGTGAGAGCTGAAGCAATGGTGCTTCTCCCTCCTTCAAGGAAGCCATATACAGAGTCCcttataaacttgttatcatatTCTTTCTTCCCTTTCTCTTCTCTAATCAATGTTGTTAGCAATGGCATGTCATTGTCAACATGAGCTTGATCATCAAGTAATGGGTCATTTTCCTTCAGCTCCTTTCGCTTAGACTCTATACATGAGTATAGGAACTGATCAAATGTTTTGCAtgcttcactcatcttcttttCTGGACCAATTTGAAGCCATTCTTGTAACTTCCAGACACATCTTGGAACAATATGTCTGTAGAACATGCACTCCTCCGCTTCATTGAAAGCAATCTCGGTTGCGATTTTGGGGAAATCAATGGAAAGGGAACCAGGATCAAACCCTAGAATGGTGGAACATATGTTGTCGAACGTGAATCGGTTGAAAACCTCTTGCAAATCCACCACCATGCCCTGTTTCTGAACCTGATCCAACAGGGGAAGCAGTGCACTATGCAACTTCTTCCGAGTCGTTTTCTGGTAAAACGACTCGAAGCTCGTTTGCTTAACCAAAGGACTGAGTAGAGACCTGGCGTGCTTCCAGGTCTCTGAATCATTAGCTACCATAGCGCCTCCAAAAGCGTGGAAAATCTCGCGAAACTCAGGGCCCTTGACATAGTTGTGGAATTTCTTGATGGTGATGTGGCGGACGTTGATGGGGTTGCTGGTGACGATGAAGTCCATTTTGGTGAACCAGGGTCCCATAAAATCTGCTGTTTTGCCCTCATGTTGTTTGAGGAGCTCAGTTACGAAATCGTGGATCCACGTTAAGTTCAACAGGATTGGTGGGAACATGCCGAGTATTGGATAGTCTATCAAGAGCGGGTATCTGCAACGTTGTCTCCTGTGAATGATGTGTAGGAGGAAGCATAGCAATGCTGCAATGGTGCAAGCGTAGATTAACATGACTGACAAAAGTGTTTGCTGCTGGGAATGGTTGAAGTGGTGGTTTTAGAAGTAAATGGCTAATCGATATcgataattatatatatatatatataatcggTTCTGTACTTTTGGCTTCAGTGGTAGTTTTAGAAGTAAATGACTTATTGAAATGTGTGAATGAAATAAGGAGTATGGCTGGCAGTGCATGGGTGAATGGAGACAGCCAAATTAACTAGAGAGCCACCAAGATGGACGAAGACCCAACCATTTCTGTCAGGAATTAAGTTCCTAGGCAAGGACGGAACCAGGAAAATATAGTAAGGGGGGCAAAAATTTAATGCATTCTAAACAAAATCCAATGTCTAATTTTGCTATTAGCAATGATATAAAAGTTCATACAAAATagcatatattttataaaaccAAACAAGACAAATTTTGACATAAAGAAAACACCTACAAAAAATGTGCACCTCATTTCAATCATCCGAACTTTGTTCTTCTATGATTCTTAATTTGATAACTCTTCCCTAATGTATTACTCTCTCATCCAAAATATACGTTGTGTTGTTTTAGCATTTGTACTAGGTTTAAAAATACatgttatttttcaaatttaaagcattgtttctcattttcttccttggacaccctcatttaatattggtATATCTCTTACCTACTTCAATGTTCACttatcacaactctcactacGCACTTAAACAATAATCACATTTTTCTTTCCTTAATATAACTCAACTAAATATGTAGGGGTGTTTAagtcaagttatttatcaaatgatGGGTTTGTAATATCTGtgtataaccttaaacaacttaTAGTTTACGATGAAGGGAATACACTGTATATAAATCTTAAATAGATCTAAAACATATAAATGCTAAATTAGTGGgctttgaatttgaaatgaaaggaaaaaagttGCTAATTAACAGTGATAAAAAAAAGGTGCTTAGTGCTTAAAGACACAAAAACAAACTGCAACTGGGAAGATGAATGGCTTTGTTGAACAACATCAATTGCCCACACATGGAAGACATTAGGTAGGAATAGGCGAAGAGgcaatggaagaaaagaaatgTTTTTCAAAACTTTTGGAGAGTAATTTCACTCTTCTGTATGGGTATGCCTCttcacatattttattttacactTATATTTAACATATAAGAAGTCAAAAGATAAGGTTGACTCACTAGGTTGTTGAAGACAAATGTACAAAACTTACATTATTTTGAAAATCATGTTTAACATATTTTAGGATTCACTTTTCATAGTCTTCTATTTGATGAGAGGATTAACCTTTTGTAATTTTATCTTTTGTGATAGGGGATGGTTCACTTTAGGGGTGGGGGGCTAGTCTTGATATTTAGTATGGGTATTAAAAACTCTTTCAGATCAGCAGGGGGCGGTCACCCCTTTTCCCCAAGCCTGGGTCCGTCCCTGTTCCC from Lotus japonicus ecotype B-129 chromosome 2, LjGifu_v1.2 includes:
- the LOC130735602 gene encoding alkane hydroxylase MAH1-like; amino-acid sequence: MLIYACTIAALLCFLLHIIHRRQRCRYPLLIDYPILGMFPPILLNLTWIHDFVTELLKQHEGKTADFMGPWFTKMDFIVTSNPINVRHITIKKFHNYVKGPEFREIFHAFGGAMVANDSETWKHARSLLSPLVKQTSFESFYQKTTRKKLHSALLPLLDQVQKQGMVVDLQEVFNRFTFDNICSTILGFDPGSLSIDFPKIATEIAFNEAEECMFYRHIVPRCVWKLQEWLQIGPEKKMSEACKTFDQFLYSCIESKRKELKENDPLLDDQAHVDNDMPLLTTLIREEKGKKEYDNKFIRDSVYGFLEGGRSTIASALTWFFWLVAKNPLVEAKILEEIKDNFGDEKKLVYLHADMYETMRLYPPVPFERKQAIEADVLPSGHHVHANAMILFSLYAMGRFEDVWGEDCLEFKPERWISDRGGIVYVPSYKFFSFNAGPRTCLGKDMSLVQLKMVAATILRNYRIHPVEVHVPIPSYSIILLMKDGFKVRVTKREP